Proteins encoded together in one Lathyrus oleraceus cultivar Zhongwan6 chromosome 5, CAAS_Psat_ZW6_1.0, whole genome shotgun sequence window:
- the LOC127085801 gene encoding E3 ubiquitin-protein ligase DIS1 gives MASSNPFFDDIRSRSGVDPPQTEDSTEIPELINDPIQTVVKPNGTVSSSVRELLECPVCLNAMYPPIHQCSNGHTLCSGCKPRVHDRCPTCRHELGNIRCLALEKVAASLELPCKYQGFGCIGIYPYYSKLKHESQCAFRPYNCPYAGSECAVVGDIRFLVAHLKDDHKVDMHSGCTFNHRYVKSNPQEVENATWMLTVFSCFGQYFCLHFEAFQLGMAPVYIAFLRFMGDDNDAKNYTYSLEVGGNGRKMTWQGVPRTIRDSHRKVRDSFDGLIIQRNMALFFSGGDRKELKLRVTGRIWKEQ, from the exons ATGGCATCTAGTAATCCATTCTTTGATGATATACGGAGCAGATCAGGGGTTGATCCTCCTCAAACTGAAGATTCAACAGAAATTCCTGAACTCATAAATGATCCTATACAGACTGTTGTTAAACCTAATGGAACTGTTTCGAGCAGTGTTCGTGAGCTTTTAGAGTGCCCTGTGTGCTTGAATGCTATGTACCCTCCAATACACCAG TGCTCGAATGGTCACACTTTATGCTCTGGGTGCAAACCAAGAGTCCATGACCGGTGTCCTACATGTCGGCACGAGCTTGGAAATATTAGGTGTCTGGCATTGGAGAAGGTGGCTGCTTCTTTAGAACTTCCTTGTAAATATCAAGGTTTTGGGTGCATAGGCATATACCCTTATTACAGCAAGCTAAAACATGAGTCTCAGTGTGCATTTAGACCTTATAACTGTCCATATGCTGGTTCGGAATGTGCTGTCGTGGGTGATATAAGGTTCTTGGTGGCACACCTCAAAGATGATCACAAAGTGGATATGCACAGTGGTTGCACTTTTAATCATCGCTACGTCAAATCAAATCCACAAGAAGTTGAAAATGCCACTTGGATGTTAACG GTTTTTAGTTGCTTCGGTCAGTATTTCTGTCTACATTTCGAAGCTTTTCAACTGGGAATGGCTCCGGTCTACATAGCATTTTTACGTTTTATGGGCGATGATAATGACGCAAAGAACTATACCTACAGTCTCGAGGTAGGCGGAAACGGAAGGAAGATGACATGGCAAGGGGTGCCTAGAACAATTCGGGATAGTCATCGCAAGGTTCGCGACAGTTTTGACGGTCTGATCATTCAGAGGAACATGGCTCTCTTCTTCTCTGGCGGTGACAGGAAGGAATTGAAACTTCGAGTAACCGGAAGGATTTGGAAAGAACAATGA